One genomic region from Jiangella sp. DSM 45060 encodes:
- the recN gene encoding DNA repair protein RecN: MLEEIRIRGLGVIDDAQLELGSGLTVVTGETGAGKTMVLTGLNLLMGGRADGGAVRTGTSRALVEGRVTIDAGGVVAERAAEAGAELEPAEPAGTGKKKTARVELLLSRTVMAEGRSRAHVGGHSAPVSLLGELADGLVAVHGQSDQQRLLRTSRQLAALDRYAGAAVAEPLAEYATRYARLRAVEAELDEVTSKARERAQEADLLRLGLGEVEGVDPQPGEDEALRGEEGRLAHADALRTAAVTAHQNLSGDETVPDAPDVLALMAQARQALDPERDHDPELAALADRLAEVAYLVGDVAADLASYGAGIDTDPERLAEVQSRRAALTALTRKYGETIDEVLAWAEQGSRRLLELDGDDDRVAALGQERESLTAELGDLATTITKARTEAAARFADDVSVELTALAMPHARIVVEVRPRDGFGPNGVDDVEILFTAHNGGQPRPLDKGASGGELSRLMLAIEVVFAGADPVPTFVFDEVDAGVGGKAAVEVGRRLAMLAKHAQVLVVTHLPQVAAFADHHLKVVKSDDGRVTSSGVETLDDTGRVSELSRMLAGLEGSASARAHAEELLESAASSKRAR, translated from the coding sequence GTGCTTGAGGAAATCCGTATCCGTGGACTCGGCGTCATCGACGACGCTCAGCTGGAGCTGGGGTCCGGGCTCACCGTCGTGACGGGGGAGACGGGCGCCGGCAAGACCATGGTGCTGACCGGCCTCAACCTGCTCATGGGCGGCCGTGCCGACGGCGGCGCCGTCCGCACCGGAACCAGCCGCGCGCTGGTCGAGGGCCGCGTCACGATCGACGCCGGAGGGGTGGTGGCCGAGCGGGCGGCCGAGGCCGGCGCCGAGCTCGAGCCCGCCGAACCTGCCGGCACGGGCAAGAAGAAGACCGCACGCGTCGAACTGCTGCTCAGCCGCACCGTCATGGCCGAGGGCCGGTCCCGCGCCCACGTCGGCGGGCACAGCGCGCCGGTCAGCCTGCTCGGCGAGCTCGCCGACGGGCTGGTCGCGGTGCACGGGCAGAGCGACCAGCAGCGGCTGCTCCGGACGTCGCGGCAGCTCGCCGCGCTCGACCGGTACGCCGGCGCCGCGGTCGCCGAGCCGCTGGCCGAGTATGCGACGAGGTACGCGCGGCTGCGCGCCGTCGAGGCCGAGCTTGACGAGGTCACGTCGAAGGCCCGCGAGCGCGCCCAGGAGGCCGACCTGCTGCGGCTCGGCCTCGGCGAGGTCGAGGGCGTCGACCCGCAGCCCGGCGAGGACGAGGCCCTGCGCGGCGAGGAGGGCCGGCTCGCGCACGCCGACGCGCTGCGCACCGCCGCCGTCACCGCGCACCAGAACCTGTCCGGCGACGAGACCGTGCCCGACGCGCCGGACGTGCTCGCCCTGATGGCGCAGGCCCGCCAGGCGCTCGACCCCGAACGCGACCACGACCCCGAGCTGGCCGCCCTGGCCGACCGGCTCGCCGAGGTCGCGTACCTGGTCGGCGACGTCGCCGCCGACCTCGCGTCCTACGGCGCCGGCATCGACACCGACCCCGAGCGGCTCGCCGAGGTCCAGTCCCGCCGCGCCGCGCTCACCGCGCTGACCAGGAAATACGGCGAGACCATCGACGAGGTCCTGGCGTGGGCCGAGCAGGGGTCGCGGCGGCTGCTCGAGCTCGACGGCGACGACGATCGGGTCGCGGCGCTCGGACAGGAGCGCGAGTCGCTGACCGCCGAGCTGGGCGACCTCGCCACGACCATCACCAAGGCGCGCACCGAGGCCGCCGCCCGGTTCGCCGACGACGTCAGCGTCGAGCTCACCGCGCTCGCCATGCCGCACGCCCGCATCGTCGTCGAGGTCCGGCCGCGCGACGGCTTCGGCCCGAACGGCGTCGACGACGTCGAGATCCTGTTCACCGCGCACAACGGCGGCCAGCCGCGGCCGCTCGACAAGGGCGCGTCCGGCGGCGAGCTGTCCCGGCTCATGCTGGCCATCGAGGTGGTGTTCGCCGGCGCCGACCCGGTCCCGACGTTCGTGTTCGACGAGGTCGACGCCGGGGTGGGCGGGAAGGCGGCGGTCGAGGTCGGCAGGCGGCTGGCCATGCTGGCGAAGCACGCGCAGGTCCTGGTGGTGACGCACCTGCCGCAGGTCGCGGCGTTCGCCGACCACCACCTCAAGGTCGTGAAGTCCGACGACGGCCGCGTCACCAGCAGCGGCGTCGAAACCCTCGACGACACCGGCCGGGTGAGCGAGCTGTCACGCATGCTCGCCGGCCTCGAGGGATCGGCGTCGGCGCGGGCGCACGCCGAGGAACTGCTCGAGAGCGCGGCCAGCTCCAAACGGGCCCGCTGA
- a CDS encoding NAD kinase: MTRTVLLVTHTGREEARQIAAKVIGKLGAAGIDVRVMADERHDIDIPESDGVAAVVAEGDPNAADGCELVVVIGGDGTILRGAEVARPTGTPILGVNLGHVGFLAESEVDDLGFTVDHIVKRDYVVEERMTIDVAVRNDGTRTAVGWALNEVSVEKASRERMLDLVAEIDGRALSRWGCDGVVMATPTGSTAYAFSAGGPVVWPEVEALLMVPISAHALFARPLVVAPTSVMAVTVQHRTRGAVLWCDGRRAVELPPGARVEVSRGTQPVRLARLHTAPFTDRLVAKFALPVEGWRGARS, from the coding sequence ATGACCCGCACGGTGCTGCTCGTCACCCACACCGGGCGCGAGGAGGCCAGGCAGATCGCCGCGAAGGTGATCGGCAAGCTCGGCGCGGCCGGCATCGACGTCCGCGTCATGGCCGACGAGCGTCACGACATCGACATCCCCGAGTCCGACGGGGTCGCGGCGGTCGTCGCCGAGGGCGATCCGAACGCGGCCGACGGCTGCGAACTGGTCGTCGTCATCGGCGGCGACGGGACGATCCTGCGCGGCGCCGAGGTCGCCCGGCCCACCGGCACGCCGATCCTGGGCGTCAACCTCGGCCACGTCGGCTTCCTCGCCGAGTCCGAGGTCGACGATCTCGGATTCACCGTCGACCACATCGTGAAGCGCGACTACGTCGTCGAGGAACGCATGACCATCGACGTCGCCGTGCGGAACGACGGCACGCGGACCGCCGTCGGCTGGGCGCTCAACGAGGTCAGTGTCGAGAAGGCCAGCCGCGAGCGCATGCTCGACCTCGTCGCCGAGATCGACGGGCGGGCGCTGTCGCGGTGGGGCTGCGACGGCGTCGTCATGGCGACACCGACGGGATCGACGGCGTACGCGTTCAGCGCCGGCGGGCCGGTGGTGTGGCCGGAGGTCGAGGCGCTGTTGATGGTCCCGATCAGCGCGCACGCCCTGTTCGCCCGGCCGCTCGTGGTCGCGCCGACGTCGGTCATGGCGGTCACGGTGCAGCATCGGACCCGCGGCGCGGTGCTCTGGTGCGACGGCCGCCGAGCGGTCGAGCTGCCGCCCGGCGCACGGGTGGAGGTTTCGCGCGGGACGCAACCGGTTCGGCTCGCGCGGCTGCACACTGCCCCGTTCACCGACCGGCTGGTCGCGAAGTTCGCGCTTCCGGTCGAGGGTTGGCGCGGCGCGCGCTCATGA
- a CDS encoding TlyA family RNA methyltransferase yields MPPRRRLDAELVRRGLARSREHAATLVGDGRVMVGGRVATKPATAVDPADAVLVTEPAEGDEYVSRGGHKLAGALDVFEPAGFTVAGRRCLDAGASTGGFTDVLLRRGAASVVAVDVGYGQLAWSIRSDDRVEVHDRTNVRELTPEIVGEPVDVVVGDLSFISLRLVLGPLVTVSRPGADFALMVKPQFEVGKERVGKGGVVRDPALRAEAVVDVARAAGELGLGVNGVTASPLPGPSGNVEYFLWLRSGAPEVRPEDVQRAVEEGPP; encoded by the coding sequence GTGCCACCTCGACGACGTCTCGATGCGGAACTGGTGCGCCGTGGCCTGGCCCGTTCGCGCGAACACGCGGCGACGCTGGTGGGCGATGGCCGGGTGATGGTCGGTGGGCGGGTGGCGACGAAGCCGGCGACGGCGGTCGATCCGGCCGACGCGGTGCTGGTGACCGAGCCGGCCGAGGGCGACGAGTACGTCTCGCGCGGCGGTCACAAGCTGGCCGGCGCCCTGGATGTGTTCGAGCCGGCCGGGTTCACGGTCGCCGGGCGGCGGTGTCTCGACGCCGGCGCGTCGACCGGCGGCTTCACCGACGTGCTGTTGCGGCGCGGCGCGGCGTCGGTGGTGGCGGTCGACGTCGGGTATGGGCAGCTGGCGTGGTCGATCCGCTCCGACGACCGGGTCGAGGTGCACGACCGCACGAACGTCCGTGAGCTGACGCCGGAGATCGTGGGCGAGCCGGTCGACGTCGTGGTGGGCGACCTGTCGTTCATCTCGTTGCGACTGGTGCTGGGCCCGCTGGTGACGGTGAGCCGGCCCGGCGCCGACTTCGCGCTGATGGTGAAGCCGCAGTTCGAGGTCGGCAAGGAACGGGTCGGCAAGGGCGGCGTCGTGCGCGATCCCGCGTTGCGGGCCGAGGCCGTGGTCGACGTCGCGCGGGCGGCCGGCGAGCTGGGCCTGGGTGTCAACGGCGTCACCGCGAGCCCGCTGCCCGGCCCTTCCGGCAACGTCGAGTACTTCCTCTGGCTGCGCTCCGGCGCGCCCGAGGTCCGCCCCGAAGACGTCCAGCGCGCTGTAGAGGAAGGGCCGCCATGA
- a CDS encoding HAD-IIA family hydrolase, with product MGAVHPLTQTYDVALLDLDGVVYVGDHPVPHAPDALQVARAAGMRLAFVTNNASRPPERVAAHLSEIGVEARPDEVVTSAQAAARLLAEQLPSGSKVLVVGGEGLEVALREQCLIPVSSADDGPVAVVQGFSPQVGWPMLAEGTYAVSSGLPWVATNTDPVVPTARGRAPGNGTLVDAIRTATGREPVVAGKPEPPMHREAMLRSRAERPLVVGDRLDTDIEGANASGADSLLVLTGVTDPIDLVLAPPRLRPTYVGFDLRALRWPAEALSVRAGESKVGDWHAVVDSGTLRIARVTADEVGPRGDGAGGGGVDGGGVDGDGTGEGGLDALRAACGAAWAAADAAEAGNGTVAGPASVRAALDAARITRAPTRPY from the coding sequence ATGGGTGCCGTGCATCCCCTGACCCAGACCTACGACGTCGCCCTCCTCGACCTCGACGGCGTCGTCTACGTCGGCGACCACCCGGTGCCGCACGCGCCCGACGCGTTGCAGGTGGCTCGCGCGGCCGGCATGCGGCTGGCCTTCGTCACCAACAACGCCTCGCGGCCGCCGGAACGGGTCGCCGCGCATCTCAGTGAGATCGGCGTCGAAGCACGGCCCGACGAGGTCGTCACGTCCGCTCAGGCGGCCGCGCGGCTGCTGGCCGAGCAGCTGCCTAGCGGCTCGAAGGTGCTGGTGGTCGGCGGCGAAGGGCTCGAGGTGGCGCTGCGCGAACAGTGCCTGATCCCGGTGTCGAGCGCCGACGACGGCCCGGTCGCGGTCGTGCAGGGATTCTCACCACAGGTCGGCTGGCCGATGCTGGCGGAGGGCACGTACGCGGTCTCCTCCGGATTGCCGTGGGTCGCCACGAACACCGATCCGGTGGTTCCCACCGCCCGCGGACGGGCGCCGGGCAACGGCACGCTGGTCGACGCGATTCGAACGGCCACCGGGCGCGAGCCGGTAGTCGCCGGTAAGCCGGAGCCACCGATGCACCGCGAGGCCATGCTGCGCTCGCGGGCGGAGCGGCCGCTGGTGGTCGGCGACCGTCTCGACACCGACATCGAGGGGGCCAACGCGTCCGGCGCGGACAGCCTGCTGGTACTCACCGGCGTGACCGATCCGATCGACCTCGTGCTCGCACCGCCCCGGCTGCGTCCGACCTACGTGGGGTTCGACTTACGGGCGCTGCGATGGCCGGCGGAGGCGTTGTCGGTTCGCGCGGGCGAGTCGAAGGTGGGCGACTGGCACGCGGTCGTCGACAGTGGGACCCTGCGGATCGCCCGGGTCACGGCGGACGAGGTCGGCCCGCGCGGCGATGGAGCCGGCGGCGGGGGCGTCGACGGCGGGGGCGTCGACGGCGACGGTACAGGTGAAGGCGGGCTCGACGCGCTGCGAGCGGCGTGCGGCGCCGCCTGGGCCGCGGCCGATGCCGCCGAGGCCGGCAACGGGACGGTCGCCGGCCCGGCGTCGGTCCGGGCCGCGCTCGATGCCGCCCGAATCACCCGTGCTCCCACGCGGCCGTACTAG